The following proteins are encoded in a genomic region of Stutzerimonas balearica DSM 6083:
- a CDS encoding ATP-binding protein, with the protein MCSAPSDTGGGQTRPAPAGQPSSLAETHRLAVQRHTPASMLIDRNGQILHVSERAGRYLRHPAGEPTLLLTQLVLPELRLELRLALLDAVRRGESVEAKRVHVLRDGEWVWVSISVRPVEPGQSDHLLVLFDEIQARRELPSPPDQQDGLMRQLEAELQQTQDQLLQATAQARGAAAPSLAGDAPLPAAIDNDLQAANERLRQQLEQTRQSADELQNLIAAVDIATLLVDGDLRVTWCSPRLREMLALAAGDIERSLERIARRLDYPQLFDHLRSVCTHNVRMRREVPDQDGRWYLARLAPYRAGREACGAVLSLIDVSDRREAEDRARAGEAHMRRLAQSMRGYAIITMDPDGRVTSWNGGAETIFGFSEGEMLGQPVERIYSEQDRQQDVPQKERQRALADGSASDERWHLREDGQQIYCSGLVNPLLDGDRLLGFAKIARDLTEQKRQSSEQASRLEHAQSTSEQKDQFFAVLSHELKHPLNLIQLNSDLIIRAPVVKQSPALSKAARGIQAAVRSQSRIIDDLMDVSRLRTGKLKLYFDTLHYQALLEGIEAVFRPLTQADGVVFDSEHDPEPLYVEADPTRLEQIVWNLLNNAWKFTPPGGRISLRLSRDGEHARLEVSDTGHGISEDFLPKVFDLFGQAEVQHSQRGRQGLGIGLALVQQLVELHRGRIEAHSDGLGRGARFTVWLPLYLQAQLELGDQPLAHDNGQLQGVRILLVDDSPEVLEMLDDLLRSEGAEIETAGSGKEALARCAASRYDVILSDVGMPGLDGYQTISAIRAKSLNRHTPAIALSGYGSRDALEQARSAGFDLHLRKPVDLDSLVSAVRQVRRR; encoded by the coding sequence ATGTGCAGCGCGCCCAGCGACACCGGCGGTGGCCAGACCAGGCCGGCGCCCGCCGGCCAACCCTCATCACTGGCCGAGACGCATCGCCTGGCCGTGCAGCGGCACACGCCGGCCAGCATGCTGATCGATCGCAACGGGCAGATCCTGCACGTCAGCGAACGGGCTGGCCGTTATCTGCGCCACCCGGCCGGCGAACCCACGCTGCTGCTGACGCAGCTGGTGCTGCCCGAGCTGCGCCTCGAACTGCGCCTGGCCTTGCTCGATGCGGTGCGCCGCGGCGAGAGCGTCGAAGCCAAGCGCGTGCATGTGCTGCGCGACGGTGAATGGGTCTGGGTCAGCATCTCGGTGCGCCCGGTCGAGCCAGGCCAGAGCGATCACCTGCTGGTGCTGTTCGACGAGATCCAGGCGCGCCGAGAACTGCCGAGCCCGCCGGACCAGCAGGACGGCCTGATGCGCCAGCTCGAAGCCGAGCTGCAGCAAACCCAGGACCAGCTGCTACAGGCCACCGCTCAGGCGCGTGGTGCCGCCGCGCCCTCGCTCGCGGGCGACGCGCCCCTGCCGGCAGCAATCGACAACGACCTGCAGGCCGCCAACGAACGGCTGCGCCAGCAGCTCGAACAGACCCGCCAGAGCGCCGACGAGCTGCAGAACCTGATCGCCGCGGTGGATATCGCCACCCTGCTGGTCGACGGCGACCTGCGCGTCACATGGTGCTCGCCACGCCTGCGCGAGATGCTGGCGCTGGCCGCCGGCGACATCGAGCGCAGCCTGGAGCGGATCGCACGGCGCCTGGACTACCCACAGCTGTTCGACCACCTGCGCAGCGTCTGCACGCACAACGTGCGGATGCGCCGCGAGGTCCCCGACCAGGACGGCCGCTGGTATCTGGCGCGGCTGGCGCCCTACCGCGCCGGCCGCGAGGCCTGCGGCGCGGTGCTCAGCCTGATCGACGTCAGCGACCGCCGCGAAGCCGAAGACCGCGCGCGTGCCGGCGAAGCCCACATGCGCCGGCTGGCGCAGAGCATGCGCGGCTACGCCATCATCACCATGGACCCGGACGGCCGGGTCACCAGCTGGAACGGCGGCGCTGAAACCATCTTCGGCTTCAGCGAGGGCGAAATGCTCGGCCAGCCGGTCGAGCGCATCTACAGCGAACAGGACCGCCAGCAGGACGTTCCGCAAAAGGAGCGGCAGCGCGCCCTGGCAGACGGCTCGGCGTCGGACGAGCGCTGGCACCTGCGCGAGGACGGCCAGCAGATCTACTGCAGCGGGCTGGTCAATCCACTGCTCGACGGCGATCGCCTGCTGGGCTTCGCCAAGATCGCCCGCGACCTCACCGAGCAGAAACGCCAGAGCAGCGAACAGGCCAGCCGCCTGGAGCATGCGCAGAGCACCAGCGAGCAGAAGGACCAGTTCTTCGCCGTGCTCTCTCACGAACTCAAGCACCCGCTGAACCTCATCCAGCTCAACAGCGACCTGATCATCCGCGCCCCGGTGGTCAAGCAGTCGCCCGCGCTGAGCAAGGCCGCCAGGGGCATCCAGGCCGCGGTGCGCAGCCAGTCGCGCATCATCGACGACCTGATGGACGTCTCGCGCCTGCGTACCGGCAAGCTCAAGCTCTACTTCGACACCTTGCACTACCAGGCGCTGCTCGAGGGCATCGAAGCGGTGTTTCGCCCGCTGACCCAGGCCGACGGCGTGGTCTTCGACAGCGAACACGACCCCGAGCCGCTGTACGTCGAGGCGGACCCGACCCGGCTGGAACAGATCGTCTGGAACCTGCTGAACAATGCCTGGAAGTTCACCCCGCCCGGCGGGCGCATCAGCCTGCGCCTGAGCCGCGACGGCGAGCACGCCCGGCTCGAGGTGAGCGATACCGGGCATGGCATCAGCGAAGACTTCCTGCCCAAGGTCTTCGACCTGTTCGGCCAGGCCGAAGTGCAGCACAGCCAGCGCGGCCGACAGGGGCTGGGCATCGGCCTGGCGCTGGTGCAGCAGCTGGTCGAACTGCACCGCGGGCGTATCGAGGCGCATTCGGACGGGCTCGGTCGCGGCGCGCGCTTCACCGTCTGGCTGCCGCTCTACCTGCAGGCGCAGCTGGAGCTCGGCGACCAGCCCCTGGCCCATGACAACGGCCAGCTGCAGGGCGTGCGCATCCTGCTGGTGGACGACAGCCCCGAAGTGCTGGAAATGCTCGACGACCTGCTGCGCAGCGAGGGTGCCGAGATCGAAACCGCCGGCAGCGGCAAAGAGGCGCTGGCACGCTGCGCCGCCAGCCGCTACGACGTGATCCTTTCCGATGTCGGCATGCCCGGGCTGGACGGCTACCAGACGATCAGCGCAATCCGTGCGAAATCGCTCAACCGCCACACCCCGGCTATCGCGCTCAGCGGCTATGGCTCGCGAGACGCGCTGGAGCAGGCGCGCAGCGCCGGCTTCGACCTGCACCTGCGCAAGCCTGTCGACCTGGATTCGCTGGTCAGTGCGGTGCGCCAGGTGCGCCGGCGCTGA
- a CDS encoding 4a-hydroxytetrahydrobiopterin dehydratase, with protein MTALAQAQCEACRADAPKVSDEELAELIREIPDWNIEVRGDHMELERVFLFRTFRHALAFTNAVGAIAEEVGHHPALLTEWGKVTVTWWSHEMRGLHRNDFIMAARTDQLAASAEGRK; from the coding sequence ATGACCGCCCTCGCCCAAGCCCAATGCGAAGCCTGCCGCGCCGATGCGCCCAAGGTATCCGACGAAGAACTGGCCGAGCTGATCCGCGAGATTCCCGACTGGAACATCGAGGTACGCGGCGACCACATGGAGCTGGAACGCGTCTTCCTGTTCCGCACTTTCCGCCACGCCCTGGCCTTCACCAACGCGGTCGGCGCCATCGCCGAGGAAGTCGGCCACCATCCGGCCCTGCTCACCGAATGGGGCAAGGTCACCGTGACCTGGTGGAGCCACGAGATGCGCGGCCTGCACCGCAACGACTTCATCATGGCCGCGCGCACCGACCAGCTCGCCGCCAGCGCCGAGGGCCGCAAGTGA
- a CDS encoding amino acid aminotransferase — MHFGQIPRVPGDPILGLLDAYRADPNPAKLDLGVGVYKDARGLTPIPRAVKLAEQRLVDSEETKSYIGGHGDALFGAQLLRLVLSPRALALTEERAGCTQAPGGTGALRLAGEFIARCLPGRSLWLSDPTWPIHETLFAAAGVPLRHYPYVGADNRLDRDGLFATLERIPPGDVVLLHACCHNPTGFDLSQDDWLRVLDIVRRRELLPLFDFAYQGFGDGLDEDAWAVRLFAETLPELLITSSCSKNFGLYRERTGGLIVLAADSERLLDVRSQLAALARGLWSTPPAHGAAVVAAILSDDPLRQIWQDEVETMRRRIASLRQGLVEALMPYGLAERFAHIAEQRGMFSYTGLTAEQVRRLRAEHSVYLVESGRASVAGLDAERLDALAAAIARVVA, encoded by the coding sequence ATGCATTTCGGCCAGATACCCCGCGTGCCCGGCGACCCGATCCTCGGCCTGCTGGACGCCTACCGCGCCGACCCCAACCCGGCCAAGCTCGACCTGGGCGTCGGCGTTTACAAGGACGCCCGCGGGCTGACGCCCATTCCACGGGCGGTCAAGCTGGCCGAGCAGCGCCTGGTCGACAGCGAAGAAACCAAGAGCTACATCGGCGGCCACGGCGATGCCCTGTTCGGCGCGCAGTTGCTGCGCCTGGTGTTGAGCCCGCGTGCGCTGGCGCTGACCGAGGAGCGCGCCGGTTGCACCCAGGCCCCCGGGGGCACCGGCGCCTTGCGCCTGGCCGGCGAGTTCATTGCCCGCTGCCTGCCCGGGCGCAGCCTCTGGCTGAGCGACCCGACCTGGCCGATCCATGAAACGCTGTTCGCCGCGGCGGGCGTGCCGCTGCGCCATTACCCCTACGTCGGCGCCGACAACCGCCTGGACCGCGACGGCCTGTTCGCCACGCTGGAGCGCATTCCACCCGGCGACGTGGTGCTGCTGCACGCCTGCTGTCACAACCCGACCGGCTTCGACCTGAGCCAGGACGACTGGCTGCGGGTGCTCGACATCGTGCGTCGCCGCGAACTGCTGCCGCTGTTCGACTTCGCCTACCAGGGCTTCGGCGATGGCCTGGACGAGGACGCCTGGGCGGTGCGGCTGTTCGCCGAGACGCTGCCGGAGCTGCTGATCACCAGTTCGTGCTCGAAGAACTTCGGCCTGTACCGCGAGCGCACCGGCGGGCTGATCGTGCTCGCCGCCGACAGCGAACGGCTGCTCGATGTACGCAGCCAGCTGGCGGCGCTGGCCCGCGGCCTGTGGTCGACGCCGCCGGCACACGGCGCCGCGGTGGTGGCCGCCATCCTCAGCGACGATCCGCTGCGGCAGATCTGGCAGGACGAGGTAGAAACGATGCGCCGGCGCATCGCCAGCCTGCGCCAGGGTCTGGTCGAGGCGCTGATGCCCTACGGGCTGGCCGAACGCTTCGCGCACATCGCCGAGCAGCGCGGGATGTTCTCCTACACCGGGCTGACCGCCGAACAGGTGCGCCGGCTGCGCGCCGAGCATTCGGTGTACCTGGTCGAAAGCGGCCGCGCCAGCGTCGCCGGGCTCGATGCCGAACGCCTCGATGCCCTGGCCGCCGCCATCGCCCGGGTAGTCGCCTGA
- a CDS encoding sigma-54-dependent phenylalanine hydroxylase transcriptional regulator PhhR, with the protein MRIRVLCQNRVGILRDMLNLLVDYGINVARGEVGGEQGNAIYLHCPNLMNLQLQALRPKIEALPGVFEVRKVGLMPSERHSLELNALLGALDFPVLSIDMSGAIVAANRAAAQLLGVRVDEVPGMSLSRYAEDFDLPELVRSNKARINGLRVQVKGQVFLADIAPLQSQHDDSEALAGAVLALHRADQLGERIYNVRRQELRGFDSIFQSSKMMAAVVREARRMAPLDAPLLIEGETGTGKELLARACHLSSPRGQAPFMALNCAGLPESMAETELFGYGPGAFEGARPEGKLGLLELTAGGTLFLDGVGEMSPRLQAKLLRFLQDGGFRRVGSDEEVYLDVRVICATQQDLSELCASGQFRQDLYHRLNVLSLHIPPLRECLDGLEPLTRHFIDQASRQIGCPLPRLAPQALERLAGYHWPGNVRQLENTLFQAVSLCDGDTIGPEHIRLPGYGAAQPLGEFSLDGDLGRIMGRFEKAVLESLYKQHPSSRLLGKRLGVSHTTIANKLREYGISAGAPGAPH; encoded by the coding sequence ATGCGTATCCGTGTGCTCTGCCAGAACCGTGTCGGCATCCTGCGCGACATGCTCAACCTGCTCGTCGATTACGGCATCAACGTCGCCCGCGGCGAAGTCGGCGGCGAGCAGGGCAATGCCATCTACCTGCACTGCCCGAACCTGATGAACCTGCAGCTGCAGGCGCTGCGGCCAAAGATCGAGGCGCTGCCCGGGGTGTTCGAGGTGCGCAAGGTCGGGCTGATGCCCAGCGAGCGGCATTCGCTGGAACTCAATGCGCTGCTCGGTGCGCTGGATTTTCCGGTGCTGTCGATCGACATGAGTGGTGCCATCGTCGCCGCCAACCGGGCCGCGGCGCAGCTGCTCGGGGTGCGCGTCGACGAGGTGCCGGGCATGAGCCTGTCGCGCTATGCCGAGGATTTCGACCTGCCGGAGCTGGTACGCAGCAACAAGGCGCGCATCAACGGCCTGCGTGTGCAGGTCAAGGGCCAGGTGTTTCTCGCCGACATCGCACCGCTGCAGTCGCAGCACGACGACAGCGAAGCCCTGGCCGGGGCGGTGTTGGCGCTGCACCGCGCCGACCAGCTCGGCGAGCGCATCTACAACGTCAGGCGCCAGGAGCTGCGCGGCTTCGACAGCATCTTCCAGAGCTCGAAAATGATGGCTGCGGTGGTGCGTGAAGCACGGCGCATGGCACCGCTGGACGCGCCCTTGTTGATCGAGGGCGAAACCGGCACCGGCAAGGAGCTGCTGGCGCGCGCCTGCCACCTGTCCAGCCCGCGCGGGCAGGCGCCGTTCATGGCGCTCAACTGTGCCGGGCTGCCCGAGTCGATGGCCGAGACCGAATTGTTCGGCTACGGCCCCGGTGCCTTCGAGGGCGCGCGCCCGGAAGGCAAGCTCGGCCTGCTCGAGCTGACCGCAGGCGGCACGCTGTTTCTCGACGGGGTCGGCGAAATGAGCCCGCGCCTGCAGGCCAAGCTGCTGCGCTTCCTGCAGGACGGCGGCTTCCGTCGGGTCGGCAGCGACGAGGAGGTCTACCTCGATGTGCGGGTGATCTGCGCGACCCAGCAGGACCTCTCCGAGCTCTGCGCCAGCGGGCAGTTCCGCCAGGACCTCTACCACCGGCTCAACGTGCTCTCGCTGCACATCCCGCCGCTGCGCGAATGCCTGGACGGCCTCGAGCCGTTGACACGCCACTTCATCGACCAGGCCAGCCGGCAGATCGGCTGCCCGCTGCCACGGCTGGCGCCGCAGGCGCTCGAGCGGCTGGCCGGCTATCACTGGCCGGGCAATGTCAGGCAGCTGGAAAACACGCTGTTCCAGGCGGTGTCGCTGTGCGACGGCGACACCATCGGCCCGGAGCACATTCGCCTGCCTGGCTACGGCGCGGCGCAGCCGCTCGGCGAATTCTCGCTCGACGGCGACCTGGGGCGGATCATGGGCCGTTTCGAGAAGGCGGTGCTGGAGAGCCTCTACAAGCAGCACCCGAGCAGCCGGCTGCTGGGCAAGCGCCTCGGCGTGTCGCACACCACCATCGCCAACAAGCTGCGCGAATACGGCATCAGCGCCGGCGCACCTGGCGCACCGCACTGA
- a CDS encoding L-serine ammonia-lyase, with protein sequence MALSVFDLFKIGIGPSSSHTVGPMRAALRFAERLRDDGLLDSVAALRVELYGSLGATGKGHGSDKAVLLGLEGERPESVDTTGVEARLATLREQRRLRLLGQRSIDFDPRDGLAFIRRPLPFHPNGMIFRAFDQAGLQLTSREYYSVGGGFVLDQSAAEGGRIVEDDTPLPYPFRSAGELLALCQQHALSISQLMLANEGAWRPEAETRQGLLHIWQVMQDCVAAGCRNEGVMPGGLKVARRAAALNRQLREHPEANLRDALNVLDWVDLYALAVNEENASGGRVVTAPTNGAAGIVPALLHYYWRFVPGASEDGVVRFLLTAAAIGILYKENASISGAEVGCQGEVGVACSMAAGALCEVLGGTPQQVENAAEIGMEHNLGLTCDPVGGLVQVPCIERNAMGAVKALNAARMALRGDGRHFVSLDKVIRTMRQTGADMKSKYKETARGGLAVNIIEC encoded by the coding sequence ATGGCCCTCAGCGTCTTCGACCTGTTCAAGATCGGCATCGGTCCGTCCAGCTCGCACACCGTGGGGCCGATGCGCGCTGCGCTGCGCTTCGCCGAACGGCTGCGCGACGATGGCCTGCTCGATAGCGTCGCCGCGCTGCGCGTCGAGCTGTACGGCTCGCTCGGCGCCACCGGCAAAGGCCACGGCAGCGACAAGGCGGTACTGCTCGGCCTGGAAGGCGAGCGGCCGGAAAGCGTCGACACCACGGGGGTGGAGGCGCGCCTGGCGACCCTGCGCGAGCAGCGCCGCCTGCGCCTGCTCGGCCAGCGGAGCATCGATTTCGATCCGCGTGACGGCCTGGCCTTCATCCGCCGCCCGCTGCCCTTTCACCCCAACGGCATGATCTTTCGCGCCTTCGATCAGGCCGGCCTGCAGCTGACCAGCCGCGAGTACTACTCGGTCGGCGGCGGCTTCGTCCTCGATCAGAGCGCGGCCGAAGGCGGGCGCATCGTCGAGGACGACACCCCGCTGCCCTACCCCTTCCGCAGCGCCGGCGAACTGCTCGCCCTGTGCCAGCAGCACGCGCTGTCGATCAGCCAGCTGATGCTCGCCAACGAAGGCGCCTGGCGCCCCGAGGCCGAGACGCGCCAGGGCCTGCTGCACATCTGGCAGGTGATGCAGGACTGCGTCGCCGCGGGCTGCCGCAACGAAGGCGTGATGCCGGGCGGGCTGAAGGTGGCGCGCCGTGCCGCCGCCCTCAACCGCCAGTTGCGCGAACACCCGGAAGCCAACCTGCGCGACGCGCTGAACGTGCTCGACTGGGTAGACCTCTATGCGCTGGCGGTCAACGAGGAAAACGCCAGCGGCGGTCGCGTCGTCACCGCCCCGACCAATGGCGCGGCCGGCATCGTCCCGGCGCTGCTGCACTACTACTGGCGCTTCGTGCCCGGTGCCAGCGAGGACGGCGTGGTGCGCTTCCTGCTCACCGCCGCGGCGATCGGCATCCTCTACAAGGAGAACGCCTCGATCTCCGGCGCCGAGGTCGGCTGCCAGGGTGAGGTCGGCGTGGCCTGCTCGATGGCCGCCGGCGCGCTGTGCGAGGTGCTCGGCGGTACGCCGCAACAGGTCGAGAACGCCGCCGAGATCGGCATGGAACACAATCTCGGGCTGACCTGCGATCCGGTCGGCGGACTGGTCCAGGTGCCGTGCATCGAGCGCAACGCGATGGGGGCGGTCAAGGCGCTCAATGCGGCGCGCATGGCCCTGCGTGGCGATGGCCGGCACTTCGTCTCGCTGGACAAGGTGATCCGCACGATGCGCCAGACCGGCGCCGACATGAAGAGCAAGTACAAGGAGACCGCCCGCGGCGGCCTGGCGGTGAACATCATCGAGTGCTGA
- the phhA gene encoding phenylalanine 4-monooxygenase: MKTTRYVAREPDAEGIIHYPDSEHAVWNTLIERQLKLLPGRACDEYLDGLDQLALPNDRVPQLGEVNRVLERTTGWQVARVPALIPFQTFFELLASKRFPVATFIRTPEELDYLQEPDIFHEIFGHCPLLTNPWFAEFTHTYGQLGLAASKEERVYLARLYWMTVEFGLVDTPAGRRIYGGGILSSPKETLYSLSSEPEQQAFDPLEAMRTPYRIDILQPLYFVLPDLHRLFELAREDIMALVRQAMRLGLHQPKFPPKAA, from the coding sequence ATGAAAACCACGCGATACGTCGCCCGCGAACCGGACGCCGAGGGCATCATCCATTATCCGGACAGCGAACATGCGGTGTGGAACACCCTCATCGAGCGCCAGCTGAAACTGCTGCCGGGGCGCGCCTGCGACGAATACCTCGACGGCCTCGACCAGCTCGCCCTGCCCAACGACCGCGTCCCGCAGCTTGGCGAAGTCAACCGCGTGCTCGAACGGACCACCGGCTGGCAGGTGGCCCGCGTGCCGGCGCTGATTCCCTTCCAGACCTTTTTCGAACTGCTGGCCAGCAAGCGCTTTCCGGTGGCTACCTTCATCCGCACGCCGGAGGAGCTGGACTACCTGCAGGAGCCGGACATCTTTCACGAGATCTTCGGCCACTGCCCGTTGCTGACCAACCCCTGGTTCGCCGAGTTCACCCACACCTACGGCCAGCTGGGCCTGGCGGCGAGCAAGGAGGAACGCGTGTACCTGGCGCGGCTGTACTGGATGACCGTGGAATTCGGCCTGGTCGATACCCCGGCCGGCCGGCGCATCTACGGCGGCGGCATCCTCTCCTCGCCGAAGGAGACGCTTTACAGCCTGTCCAGCGAACCCGAGCAGCAGGCCTTCGACCCCTTGGAGGCGATGCGCACGCCGTATCGCATCGATATCCTGCAGCCACTGTATTTCGTCCTGCCGGACCTGCACCGGCTGTTCGAACTGGCCCGCGAGGACATCATGGCGCTGGTCCGGCAGGCCATGCGCCTGGGCCTGCACCAGCCGAAGTTTCCACCCAAGGCGGCGTAG
- a CDS encoding helix-turn-helix transcriptional regulator, which yields MQQPVHLIRRDELPAMSQPGLRLARPDDDRLFYGRVQWLQLRDGLSLHWSDYEELQDFVTENLVGPRLSFVLFLEGQSEVQYGDLALTFGQPDRRRPEGVALAMNEPVLFRRQARRGRRIRKLVVSLTPEWFERAGAQDVAGGALHRFMHSHLVPRRWTPSARLLTLAEQMLSPPGYDPLLERLYLESRALDIACEALGSLAEPPPAHGLRPHEHLRVQRLTELLDSGAADGLSLAGIAREIGCNATTLQRQFRALRGLSVFEYQRQRRLQQAREALERDGVSVSEAAWRAGYSSPANFATAFKRQFGVSPRQLRARV from the coding sequence ATGCAGCAGCCTGTACACCTGATCCGTCGCGATGAGCTGCCCGCCATGAGCCAGCCTGGCCTGCGCCTGGCGCGGCCGGATGACGATCGGCTGTTCTATGGGCGGGTGCAGTGGTTGCAGCTGCGCGATGGCCTGTCGCTGCACTGGTCCGATTACGAGGAACTGCAGGATTTCGTCACCGAGAACTTGGTCGGGCCGCGGCTATCGTTCGTGCTGTTTCTCGAGGGGCAGAGCGAAGTGCAGTACGGCGACCTGGCGCTGACCTTCGGCCAGCCCGATCGCCGCCGCCCCGAGGGCGTGGCGCTGGCGATGAACGAGCCGGTGCTGTTCCGCCGCCAGGCGCGACGTGGCCGGCGCATCCGCAAACTGGTGGTGAGCCTGACGCCGGAGTGGTTCGAGCGGGCCGGTGCGCAGGACGTGGCCGGCGGTGCGCTGCATCGCTTCATGCACAGCCATCTGGTGCCGCGGCGCTGGACACCTTCGGCACGCCTGCTGACCCTGGCCGAGCAGATGCTCAGCCCGCCGGGCTACGACCCGCTGCTCGAACGGCTGTACCTGGAGAGCCGGGCACTGGACATCGCCTGCGAAGCCTTGGGCAGCCTCGCCGAGCCGCCGCCCGCGCATGGCCTGCGCCCGCACGAGCACCTGCGTGTGCAGCGGCTGACCGAACTGCTCGACAGCGGCGCGGCGGACGGCCTGTCACTGGCGGGGATCGCCCGTGAGATCGGTTGCAACGCCACGACGCTGCAGCGCCAGTTCCGGGCGCTGCGCGGCCTTTCGGTGTTCGAGTATCAGCGCCAACGGCGCCTGCAGCAGGCCCGCGAGGCGCTCGAACGCGACGGTGTCAGCGTCAGCGAGGCGGCCTGGCGTGCCGGCTACAGCAGCCCGGCCAACTTCGCCACCGCCTTCAAGCGCCAGTTCGGCGTCAGCCCGCGGCAGTTGCGCGCGCGCGTCTAG